The Nitrospira sp. DNA segment GGTTTTAAGATGGTGTGAGCACTCAGATCTCTTCTCCCTTGCATCGACAATAAGGCGATCAAAAGAGTCTAGGGTCTTCAGATAGAGCGCCACTAGAACTCGGTTACGAAGGGTATGGCTAAGGTGCCTGACTTGCTGATCTAGTTGCCGCTGGATTTGCGTTCGGAGCGCAAGTACATCATCTGCAAGAGCTAGAAATCGACGCAACTTCTCCTCTGCAATAGCGATACGCTGCTCTTCATTGGCAGGCATTTGCATTTCACCTATGGCTTATGGCTAAGGTCGACGCGATCGAGGCTTCGTATTGAGCTAGAGCGAAGGAGCCAAAATAATGATGGATTTGATTTCTATCAAGGATGGTGAGGATCCAGCCAAGAGTGTGAATGGAGACATAAGCTGATTTTTCGGGAAATATTGTTTAGGGTCAGACATTCGGTCCTCAGCGTTACAAGTTCTCGCTTGGAACGATCCGTTTCAATTCTTCCACCAGCAAAGGCAATTCATGGGCCACGGAATCCCAGACGATGTCTTCGTCCACATCCATGTAATCGTGCACGATCTTGTTCCTCATACCCGCGATGGCGTCCCACGGAATCTCTGGGTACCTCTCACGGAATGGGGGAGAGACACGGCGGGCTGCTTCTCCTATTACTTGGATCAGATGTGTGAGAGCTAAGCGGAGGACGGTATCACGATCGTAATCTTGGCGAGTTTTCTCGTGAACTAGCGAGAGTGTTTCCTGGGCTTTGTCCAGCATGTGGCCGACATAGACCAGGTCATCCTTCGGCATACTGGACCTCGGCAGCGGCCAGCACCCGATCTTTAATTCGACGGTTCAGAAATTTTTCCG contains these protein-coding regions:
- a CDS encoding DUF86 domain-containing protein; the protein is MPKDDLVYVGHMLDKAQETLSLVHEKTRQDYDRDTVLRLALTHLIQVIGEAARRVSPPFRERYPEIPWDAIAGMRNKIVHDYMDVDEDIVWDSVAHELPLLVEELKRIVPSENL